In a genomic window of Roseiflexus castenholzii DSM 13941:
- a CDS encoding CAP domain-containing protein yields the protein MIRCLHAITIILLTGFILLLSSFARAPLARGADSAVFAQPGNQPGRGTSALGDPPQPDTPPVDAATNAGAGTNATPTEAVQSAVTVFLPLIARPLPPLPDDWLGRVNGYRARAGVPLVSADVTLNNNCFEHARYMAENNDLTHNQNPSLPYASPAGQICAQKGNAWMGWGGAWRQRDAIDGWMESVGHRLWLLYPTTPTFGFGFYSNGQRSAAGLDVLSRARFDDDAAYAGWPVRYPAPGQQGVPATRYPITLQWPYFDQKPVVTGTSLRALPGTVLGHTTTTDLPVNHKGVAIIPNQAFPPNATIEVTVTGSYKGQPFSFTWQFQTGN from the coding sequence ATGATTCGATGCCTGCACGCTATTACGATCATCTTGCTTACCGGGTTCATCCTGTTGCTGTCATCTTTTGCCCGCGCGCCGCTTGCGAGGGGCGCCGATAGCGCCGTATTCGCGCAACCCGGCAATCAACCCGGTCGGGGAACGTCTGCCCTGGGCGATCCGCCTCAACCTGACACACCACCGGTAGATGCTGCCACGAATGCGGGAGCCGGAACCAATGCCACGCCAACCGAAGCCGTGCAATCGGCAGTAACGGTGTTTTTACCGCTGATTGCGCGCCCGCTGCCGCCGCTCCCCGATGATTGGTTGGGACGGGTCAACGGGTACCGCGCGCGCGCAGGCGTGCCGCTCGTATCCGCCGATGTGACGCTGAACAATAATTGCTTTGAGCACGCGCGCTACATGGCGGAGAATAACGACTTGACCCACAATCAGAACCCGTCGCTGCCGTATGCGTCGCCTGCCGGACAGATCTGTGCGCAGAAGGGGAATGCGTGGATGGGATGGGGGGGCGCCTGGCGCCAGCGCGACGCGATCGATGGATGGATGGAGTCGGTTGGGCACCGGCTCTGGCTCCTCTACCCAACAACGCCGACATTCGGGTTCGGATTCTATAGCAATGGTCAGCGCAGCGCCGCCGGTCTCGACGTGCTCTCGCGCGCTCGCTTTGACGACGATGCTGCGTATGCTGGCTGGCCCGTGCGCTATCCCGCGCCGGGACAGCAGGGTGTGCCGGCAACGCGATACCCCATCACATTGCAGTGGCCCTATTTCGATCAGAAGCCGGTCGTGACCGGAACGAGTCTGCGCGCTCTGCCGGGAACCGTGCTGGGGCATACGACAACGACCGATCTGCCGGTCAACCATAAGGGTGTTGCTATCATCCCAAACCAGGCATTCCCACCGAATGCGACGATTGAGGTGACGGTCACCGGCAGTTATAAGGGGCAACCGTTCTCGTTCACCTGGCAATTCCAGACGGGGAATTAA
- a CDS encoding Uma2 family endonuclease, with protein sequence MTTTTARPTPAADAPADDPFRYGWRFVPRPTPDDPRHLEQVPLTLEDVLHPEVGDFIVHSDRHETDRMYLTEVLRARLESSGAAIVLSDVRIAWDIPDLRPHGPDVMVIPGIRERQNWSTFEVAVEGARPALIIEITSPETRENDLERKVAHYARAGVAQYVIVDDMGRGRTRRLRLLDYRLEHGHYVAHPADANGRVYLAMANLWLGIEGDHVVCYDEHGIAFGNYATVVQQAAEDRARARAEAEAREAEARARAEAETRARAEAEAREAEARARAEAETRARAEAEAREAEARARAEAEARARAEAETRARAEAEARKAEARARAEAEMREAEARARAEAEARARAEAEAREAEARARAEAETRARAEAEAREAEARARAEAEARLHALEEELRRLRGGG encoded by the coding sequence ATGACGACAACAACCGCCAGACCGACTCCTGCTGCCGACGCGCCTGCTGACGATCCGTTCCGCTACGGCTGGCGCTTCGTGCCGCGTCCCACTCCTGACGATCCCCGTCACCTCGAACAGGTTCCACTCACGCTGGAAGACGTGCTGCACCCCGAAGTGGGAGACTTCATCGTGCATAGCGATCGCCACGAAACCGACCGGATGTATCTCACCGAAGTGCTCCGCGCGCGCCTGGAGTCCTCCGGTGCGGCGATTGTCCTGAGCGATGTGCGCATCGCCTGGGACATCCCCGATCTGCGCCCGCACGGACCGGATGTGATGGTCATTCCCGGCATTCGCGAACGCCAGAACTGGAGCACGTTCGAGGTGGCGGTCGAGGGTGCGCGTCCGGCGCTGATCATCGAGATCACCTCGCCGGAGACGCGCGAGAACGACCTGGAACGCAAAGTGGCGCACTATGCCCGGGCAGGAGTGGCGCAGTATGTAATCGTCGACGATATGGGTCGCGGCAGAACACGGCGGTTGCGCCTGCTCGACTATCGGTTGGAGCATGGTCACTATGTGGCGCACCCAGCGGATGCCAACGGGAGAGTGTACCTTGCGATGGCCAACCTGTGGCTAGGCATCGAAGGCGACCACGTCGTCTGCTACGATGAGCATGGAATAGCGTTTGGCAACTACGCAACGGTCGTGCAGCAGGCGGCAGAGGATCGGGCGCGGGCGCGCGCCGAAGCCGAAGCGCGCGAAGCCGAAGCGCGGGCGCGTGCCGAAGCCGAAACGCGGGCGCGCGCCGAAGCCGAAGCGCGCGAAGCCGAAGCGCGGGCGCGTGCCGAAGCCGAAACGCGGGCGCGCGCCGAAGCCGAAGCGCGCGAAGCCGAAGCGCGGGCGCGTGCCGAAGCCGAAGCGCGGGCGCGCGCCGAAGCCGAAACGCGGGCGCGCGCCGAAGCCGAAGCGCGCAAAGCCGAAGCGCGGGCGCGCGCCGAAGCCGAAATGCGCGAAGCCGAAGCGCGGGCGCGCGCCGAAGCCGAAGCGCGGGCGCGCGCCGAAGCCGAAGCGCGCGAAGCCGAAGCGCGGGCGCGTGCCGAAGCCGAAACGCGGGCGCGCGCCGAAGCCGAAGCGCGCGAAGCCGAAGCGCGGGCGCGCGCCGAAGCCGAAGCGCGATTACATGCGCTGGAGGAAGAACTACGCCGTTTACGCGGCGGGGGATAG
- a CDS encoding tyrosine-type recombinase/integrase, with protein MLSKAIIFHGKNHCQGRAILSAKKRADRRRSDIRLRGSSIRTEQSYLHRYKHGHARRARHSTDAQPHLRHDAGGRILAHLDGAPYLAACVLYGSGLRLLAALRRRSLHTRLAQVRRRSEAHPALPVSMLPALAHTYPAAVTSWERHDVFPARDLSVDPRTLAVSGSQRAITGAVRAAGITTRATAHTLRAAFAHQRNDAGYRLDDLQQRMDHADIRTTRHSLKGQPPAA; from the coding sequence GTGCTGTCCAAAGCCATTATATTCCATGGCAAGAACCATTGCCAGGGGAGAGCCATCCTGTCAGCAAAGAAACGCGCCGACCGCCGCCGCTCGGACATCCGCCTGCGCGGCTCCTCCATCCGCACCGAGCAGTCCTACCTCCACCGGTACAAGCATGGACACGCCCGCCGCGCTCGGCACAGCACCGACGCCCAGCCCCACCTCAGGCACGATGCGGGAGGGCGCATCCTCGCACACCTGGACGGCGCCCCCTACCTGGCAGCCTGCGTCCTGTACGGCAGCGGCCTGCGCCTCTTGGCAGCCCTGCGCCGACGCAGCCTCCACACCCGCCTCGCGCAGGTGCGCCGTCGCTCCGAGGCCCACCCCGCGCTCCCCGTCTCTATGCTTCCAGCCCTGGCCCACACCTATCCCGCTGCAGTCACATCCTGGGAGCGGCACGACGTGTTCCCCGCTCGTGACCTGTCTGTGGACCCCCGCACGCTCGCAGTCAGTGGCAGCCAACGGGCTATCACCGGCGCCGTCCGTGCCGCTGGCATCACCACACGCGCCACTGCCCACACCCTCCGGGCCGCCTTCGCCCACCAGCGCAACGACGCCGGTTACCGGCTCGATGATCTCCAACAACGCATGGACCACGCCGACATCCGCACCACCCGCCACTCCCTGAAAGGACAGCCACCCGCCGCTTAG
- a CDS encoding DUF2281 domain-containing protein, translated as MTLDEKIYQYVRKLPYSFQEELFDFVQYLLTKAEQQEKQDWAFLSLSAAMREMEDEPELYSMSDIKVAFA; from the coding sequence ATGACACTTGATGAGAAAATCTACCAATATGTCCGCAAACTTCCCTATTCGTTTCAGGAAGAGTTATTCGATTTTGTGCAGTACCTGCTTACGAAGGCTGAACAGCAGGAAAAGCAAGACTGGGCTTTTCTGTCATTATCAGCGGCAATGCGAGAGATGGAAGATGAGCCTGAGTTGTATAGCATGTCAGACATAAAGGTGGCGTTTGCATGA
- a CDS encoding type II toxin-antitoxin system PemK/MazF family toxin, with protein MKKAGQIVLFQFPQTDLEKGKLRPALLLGKLPGEYDDWLICMVSSQTRQYIAGFDEIVKEDDEDFEQSGLKVASVIRVGRLAVVAGEILLGAIGEISQERLYRVKRNLSNWLSEK; from the coding sequence ATGAAAAAAGCAGGGCAAATAGTTCTGTTTCAGTTTCCGCAGACCGACCTTGAAAAAGGCAAATTGCGCCCTGCTCTTTTGTTGGGAAAACTTCCAGGGGAATATGATGACTGGCTGATTTGCATGGTTTCTTCGCAGACACGCCAGTATATTGCGGGGTTTGACGAGATTGTCAAAGAAGATGATGAAGATTTTGAGCAGAGTGGGTTGAAAGTTGCGAGTGTAATTCGAGTTGGGCGTTTAGCGGTTGTTGCTGGAGAAATTCTTCTCGGCGCAATTGGCGAAATTTCTCAAGAGCGTCTATATCGTGTGAAGCGAAACTTGTCGAACTGGTTGTCTGAAAAATAA
- a CDS encoding winged helix-turn-helix domain-containing protein produces MDQNEVAIAFDIVLEEIENAIAALNREGSQALQVGKYDVARELMEKGSQVTAFRTKVVDLQKEWINIFAALMPSKVQKRSIKVDARLKRGLRTPEDEFRAPILQCLVDLGGSAPMTEVLDRVERVMKDRLNAYDRLPLPSDSTLIRWRNTAQWARNVMVREGLLASDSPRGVWEITPAGRRWLAAAIEAEMKRRA; encoded by the coding sequence ATGGATCAAAACGAAGTTGCCATTGCCTTTGACATAGTTCTTGAGGAAATAGAGAATGCTATTGCAGCGTTGAACCGAGAAGGATCTCAGGCTCTCCAAGTTGGTAAATACGATGTGGCCAGGGAATTGATGGAAAAAGGATCGCAGGTGACAGCATTTCGCACGAAAGTCGTTGATCTTCAAAAGGAATGGATTAACATTTTTGCCGCTCTCATGCCTTCGAAAGTTCAAAAACGAAGCATAAAGGTAGATGCAAGATTAAAACGTGGTCTTAGAACGCCAGAGGATGAGTTTCGGGCGCCTATACTGCAATGCCTTGTGGATTTGGGTGGCTCTGCCCCTATGACTGAGGTTCTCGACAGGGTAGAAAGGGTGATGAAGGACCGGCTGAATGCTTATGACCGTTTGCCCTTGCCCTCGGATTCCACCCTGATCCGTTGGCGCAATACCGCTCAGTGGGCTCGGAACGTAATGGTGAGAGAGGGTTTGCTTGCATCAGACTCTCCTCGTGGAGTATGGGAAATCACCCCTGCGGGCAGACGATGGCTTGCGGCTGCCATCGAAGCAGAAATGAAACGGCGTGCCTAA
- a CDS encoding DMT family transporter, whose amino-acid sequence MQTSSTSTAPTQRAAFSWSGMGIALLAHTGWGAYPVLARYLQTVSDMPSMALLGLGNLIALAVYLPFVWRHVDKRILRSTLIWGFALVVVLRAITNLLAARFTLAIYIQPITLMTPLFVALLSAGLFREPLPPLTWSAITLSLLGAALMMSDDVGAPGVTLALTPSDWIGITLATASALCLAIYMILVPRTVQHAVPGEAVLLMQLVTLTIVSTGISLLIGEEWVRFAALTPMDWSVFAAFVFGVLLGSNLGQIVSLRRLGAPLVSSVMAWRLIATLALAALLLGERLDSWRQVLGALIVLTTITGYLWRQGR is encoded by the coding sequence ATGCAGACTTCATCGACCTCGACCGCTCCGACGCAACGCGCTGCATTCTCGTGGAGCGGCATGGGCATCGCGCTGCTGGCGCATACCGGCTGGGGCGCCTACCCGGTGTTAGCGCGCTATCTCCAGACGGTCAGTGATATGCCGTCGATGGCATTGCTTGGTCTTGGTAATCTGATTGCACTCGCCGTCTATCTGCCATTTGTCTGGCGTCACGTCGATAAGCGCATTTTGCGCTCGACGCTCATCTGGGGGTTCGCGCTGGTCGTGGTGTTGCGCGCCATCACCAATCTTCTGGCGGCGCGCTTCACTCTGGCGATCTACATCCAGCCGATCACGCTGATGACACCGCTCTTTGTGGCGTTGTTGAGCGCCGGGTTGTTCCGTGAACCACTGCCGCCGCTGACCTGGAGCGCTATCACGCTCTCGCTGTTGGGTGCGGCGTTGATGATGAGCGATGATGTTGGCGCCCCAGGCGTGACACTTGCGCTTACGCCTTCCGATTGGATCGGCATCACGCTGGCGACGGCGTCGGCGCTGTGCCTGGCGATCTACATGATCCTGGTGCCGCGCACGGTCCAACATGCTGTGCCGGGAGAGGCAGTGCTCCTTATGCAGTTGGTGACGCTGACCATCGTGAGCACCGGCATCAGCCTGTTGATCGGCGAGGAGTGGGTGCGCTTCGCCGCACTTACACCGATGGATTGGTCGGTCTTTGCGGCGTTCGTGTTTGGCGTGCTGCTGGGGTCGAACCTGGGGCAGATCGTCTCGTTGCGGCGGTTAGGGGCGCCGCTGGTCAGCAGTGTCATGGCGTGGCGCCTGATCGCAACTCTGGCGCTGGCGGCGTTGCTCCTCGGTGAACGCCTCGATTCGTGGCGGCAGGTTCTGGGAGCGCTGATCGTGCTGACGACGATTACCGGCTACCTGTGGCGGCAGGGGAGGTGA
- a CDS encoding STAS domain-containing protein, which translates to MTTDIMPESTMQAQMTRLRQFLSAYMPVAFLFGVVFLALALIFRDLATGISGVAIIVNGGILLYALRSVRQGKVQSAIVATSVGLLAGGLVILLAQPFLFATLTLSPLLVVILGLQYLTIQPLKRLIAASGLCSVIAVSVGHLLPQGFIASTLPEWFRDVLQIGAASAAVVFVMMLIWHFSVLLNEMLSSLRVANRELETQQTKLVRTNEQLQQQLASERELLNLVSALETPVVSLAEGILLAPIVGHIDSRRADILRSHLLEVVHANRTRLMILDITGVTTIDTSVAQALMMTIQALRLLGCKVVVSGISATVAMTLTHLGVDLHNVETVRSPEEALERLERGEPMSHLRQPLMNGAEMRAFLPGLMNGNGAHHKA; encoded by the coding sequence ATGACCACCGATATTATGCCCGAGTCGACAATGCAGGCGCAGATGACCCGCCTGCGTCAGTTTCTCTCCGCCTACATGCCGGTCGCATTCCTGTTCGGGGTTGTGTTTCTCGCGCTGGCGTTGATCTTCCGCGACCTCGCAACCGGTATCAGCGGCGTGGCGATCATCGTGAACGGCGGTATTCTGCTCTATGCGTTGCGCAGCGTGCGTCAGGGAAAGGTCCAGTCCGCTATTGTGGCGACAAGCGTCGGTTTGCTGGCAGGCGGGTTGGTCATTCTCCTGGCGCAACCATTTCTCTTTGCGACATTGACGCTCTCGCCACTACTGGTCGTGATTCTGGGGTTGCAGTATTTGACCATCCAGCCGCTCAAGCGCCTGATCGCCGCCAGCGGACTGTGCAGCGTGATCGCTGTCAGTGTCGGGCATCTGTTGCCGCAAGGCTTCATTGCCTCCACCCTGCCGGAATGGTTTCGCGATGTGCTGCAAATCGGCGCAGCAAGCGCGGCGGTTGTGTTCGTGATGATGCTGATCTGGCACTTCAGCGTACTCTTGAACGAGATGCTCTCCTCGCTGCGCGTTGCCAACCGCGAACTCGAAACGCAGCAGACGAAACTGGTTCGCACCAATGAACAGTTGCAGCAACAACTCGCCTCGGAGCGCGAGTTGCTGAACCTGGTCAGCGCACTGGAAACGCCGGTCGTTTCGCTGGCTGAGGGCATTCTGCTTGCGCCGATTGTTGGGCATATCGACTCGCGCCGCGCCGACATCCTGCGGTCGCATTTGCTGGAAGTCGTCCACGCCAACCGCACCAGACTGATGATCCTGGACATCACCGGCGTCACCACCATCGACACATCGGTGGCGCAGGCGTTGATGATGACAATTCAGGCATTGCGTCTCCTTGGCTGCAAGGTGGTCGTCAGCGGCATTTCCGCTACGGTTGCAATGACCCTGACACACCTGGGAGTCGATCTGCACAATGTCGAGACGGTGCGCAGTCCCGAAGAAGCCCTGGAGCGACTGGAGCGCGGTGAGCCGATGTCCCATCTGCGGCAACCGTTGATGAATGGCGCCGAGATGCGCGCCTTCCTGCCGGGGCTGATGAATGGCAATGGGGCGCATCATAAGGCATGA
- a CDS encoding (+)-T-muurolol synthase has translation MDQDYRARLVYPFSGAISPHADIVDQATLAWAAMFGLLTDSLRHKSRRLQYGLLAARAYPRADREMLQIAADWIAWLFFMDDQCDETGIGRDLQRMIALHERFLAILDGATPEAHDCALTYALADLRRRLALRAPDNWLRRFSEHVRLYFTANRWETVNRQRGATPNVATYCAARLFSGAVYACFDLIELAEQIELPFYARHHSIVQQLEQAANNIICWCNDVLSYPKEMQHGDRHNLVLVIQGEHQCSLPEAIDRALDLHAREVATFVRKRTCVPYFDAAVNTALEKYVTGLQFWICANRDWSLTATRYAPTHKSQEMVMAVAQQ, from the coding sequence GTGGATCAGGACTATCGCGCACGACTTGTCTACCCATTTTCCGGAGCGATAAGCCCGCATGCCGATATAGTCGATCAGGCAACGCTCGCCTGGGCGGCGATGTTTGGCTTGTTGACGGACTCATTGCGCCACAAAAGTCGTCGCCTCCAGTATGGCTTGCTGGCTGCACGCGCCTATCCACGAGCGGACCGTGAGATGTTGCAGATTGCCGCCGATTGGATTGCATGGCTGTTCTTCATGGATGACCAATGCGACGAAACTGGCATTGGGCGTGATCTCCAACGCATGATTGCGCTGCACGAACGATTTCTTGCAATTCTTGACGGCGCAACGCCGGAGGCGCATGATTGCGCGCTGACCTATGCGCTCGCCGATCTTCGTCGTCGACTGGCACTGCGCGCTCCTGATAACTGGCTGCGCCGATTCAGCGAGCATGTGCGTCTCTACTTTACTGCCAATCGCTGGGAAACGGTCAACCGGCAGCGCGGTGCAACGCCGAATGTGGCGACATATTGCGCCGCGCGCCTGTTTTCGGGCGCCGTCTATGCATGCTTCGATCTGATAGAACTGGCAGAGCAGATCGAACTGCCGTTCTATGCCCGTCACCACAGCATTGTGCAGCAACTGGAGCAGGCTGCGAACAATATCATTTGCTGGTGCAATGATGTGCTGTCGTATCCCAAGGAAATGCAGCACGGCGACCGGCACAATCTGGTGCTGGTCATTCAGGGCGAGCATCAATGCTCATTGCCCGAAGCCATTGACCGCGCGCTCGACCTTCATGCGCGTGAAGTCGCTACGTTTGTGCGGAAACGCACCTGTGTCCCATATTTCGATGCAGCGGTCAATACAGCGCTTGAAAAATATGTCACCGGATTGCAGTTCTGGATCTGCGCCAATCGCGATTGGTCGCTGACGGCAACGCGCTACGCGCCGACGCACAAATCGCAGGAAATGGTGATGGCAGTCGCGCAACAGTAA
- a CDS encoding methyltransferase domain-containing protein — MTAHESVHPTPDEVGAYYDLMGPFYATLWGDNIHVGYWTGPDDMSSHVEAQDRLTDLLIEKVNLTTGQTLIDVGCGVGRPAIRLSRHSGASVVGITVSADQVARATMLAEQNGVTDRVRFERADAMALPFDDETFDAAWAFESLLHMPDRQHVLQEIWRVLRPGGKFALTDVTEERPLSDEHRALLYGSFMLRSLETIERYPALVTAAGFVVDEVIDISAHTKRTLQFVSDALIQKRDDIRALYGDDLLATLEQVWPQLAAIQRDHLGYVVLVAQKPR; from the coding sequence ATGACAGCCCATGAGTCGGTCCATCCTACTCCTGACGAAGTCGGCGCCTACTATGATCTGATGGGACCATTCTATGCCACCCTGTGGGGAGACAACATTCACGTCGGATATTGGACCGGTCCAGACGATATGAGTTCTCATGTCGAAGCACAGGATCGGCTGACCGATCTGCTTATCGAAAAAGTCAATCTGACCACAGGGCAAACGCTCATCGATGTCGGATGCGGCGTAGGTCGTCCGGCGATCCGTCTGAGTCGCCATAGTGGTGCATCTGTGGTCGGCATAACCGTCAGCGCCGATCAGGTAGCACGCGCCACAATGCTCGCCGAACAGAACGGCGTGACGGATCGTGTGCGCTTTGAGCGCGCTGACGCGATGGCGCTTCCTTTCGACGACGAAACGTTCGATGCCGCATGGGCGTTCGAGTCATTGCTGCACATGCCAGATCGTCAGCACGTGCTGCAAGAAATATGGCGGGTTCTGCGCCCAGGCGGAAAGTTCGCGCTGACCGATGTCACCGAGGAGCGACCGCTTTCTGACGAGCACCGTGCACTACTCTACGGGAGTTTTATGCTTCGCTCGCTGGAAACGATCGAGCGCTATCCGGCGCTGGTCACAGCGGCGGGATTTGTCGTCGATGAGGTGATCGATATCAGTGCTCACACCAAACGAACCCTTCAGTTTGTCAGTGATGCATTGATCCAGAAACGCGACGACATTCGAGCGCTCTACGGGGATGATCTGCTGGCGACGCTCGAACAGGTATGGCCGCAACTCGCTGCCATTCAGCGTGACCACCTGGGATACGTCGTACTGGTTGCGCAGAAGCCTCGATAG
- a CDS encoding serine hydrolase domain-containing protein gives MKNVKLTIDPKRLQRAYDILQRWLDERIVTAIASVLLHRGRLAGEFYGGSAAPAPNAPPINGNSLFHIASIGKPMTAFAVMLLVEAGRLTLDDPVADILTEFRGAGRDVITVRQLLTHTSGLPQDPDRSRLPPNATTSEELRTYLAAGPIVPPGSKVEYSNVGYGLLGLIIEEVGRQSFASFMHERVFAPAGLRDTWLAPPEDLFPRIVHVGGTLDPGSPTERFNSAHARRQTHPAGSVLATARDVARFFQVVLNGGAIDGRQVISPVAARLMITNQTPGLRGGIEGFMTWDDCAWGLGFDLRGNKHPHFSGEFTSPATFGHTGISGVFAWADPALDLVCVMLANRTLFDQWNTSRWSRFSTAVVASLTG, from the coding sequence ATGAAAAACGTCAAACTCACTATCGATCCAAAGCGACTACAGCGCGCGTATGACATCTTGCAGCGCTGGCTCGATGAACGGATCGTCACGGCGATTGCCTCAGTCTTGCTTCATCGCGGGCGATTGGCGGGTGAATTCTACGGCGGGAGCGCTGCACCGGCGCCCAATGCCCCACCGATCAACGGCAACAGCCTGTTCCATATTGCCTCAATCGGGAAGCCTATGACCGCCTTTGCCGTCATGCTTCTCGTGGAAGCCGGGCGCCTCACGCTCGACGATCCGGTCGCCGACATTCTGACAGAGTTTCGTGGCGCAGGGCGCGACGTGATCACTGTGCGCCAGTTGTTGACCCATACCTCCGGTCTGCCGCAGGACCCGGATCGCAGCCGGTTGCCGCCCAACGCCACCACATCCGAAGAATTGCGCACTTATCTTGCTGCCGGTCCCATTGTGCCTCCCGGCAGCAAAGTCGAGTACAGCAACGTCGGATATGGGTTGCTGGGGCTGATCATCGAAGAAGTTGGCAGGCAATCGTTTGCGTCATTTATGCACGAGCGCGTCTTCGCTCCGGCTGGTCTGCGCGACACATGGCTGGCGCCGCCGGAAGACCTTTTCCCACGCATCGTCCACGTTGGCGGAACGCTCGATCCCGGCAGCCCGACCGAACGGTTCAACTCGGCTCACGCGCGGCGACAGACACATCCGGCCGGCAGCGTGCTCGCCACAGCGCGAGACGTTGCGCGCTTCTTTCAGGTTGTGCTGAATGGTGGCGCCATTGACGGACGACAGGTGATCTCCCCAGTTGCGGCGCGCCTCATGATCACCAACCAGACACCGGGACTGCGTGGAGGCATTGAAGGGTTTATGACCTGGGACGACTGCGCCTGGGGTTTAGGGTTCGATCTGCGCGGCAACAAACACCCGCACTTCTCCGGCGAATTTACCTCACCAGCCACCTTCGGGCACACCGGCATCTCCGGCGTTTTCGCCTGGGCGGACCCGGCGCTTGATCTGGTGTGCGTGATGCTGGCAAATCGCACCCTCTTCGATCAGTGGAACACCTCGCGCTGGTCGCGCTTTTCGACAGCGGTTGTCGCCTCATTGACAGGGTAA
- the murJ gene encoding murein biosynthesis integral membrane protein MurJ — MIRREFSIAEGTLLFTTAYVISAGLGIVRQALFNAGFGAGMEASAYYAAFRLPDTIASLIGGGALSNAMIPALLGARYESGDVAEQRLVNLTATTLTVAVSLVVLVCMIFAPFFVRFVLAPGFDAETAALTIALTRIMLAQLALVVLASVAIAVLNARNQFLLTAISIVTHNVTMIGGILAARFIPGVGIYGPAFGVVGDAILQLIILCPGLRANRFRVRPAWDLRDARLRQLFRLLAPNGLSSGVNYAGGIVDTAFASLAREAGALPALFNAGLLMGVPLRLIGVALAQAAFPRIAAYAARNDRKRLRRTLLAALAGSMTLAVAAALTLALIGRALVRLLFERGRFDAAASDLTTLLLGVYIAGLPMYVATEVLTRGLIALHDTQTPLVTNCAQLAGRGVLIWVWIEPWGVVAIPAAFAITSVLETVALGAALAWRMRRRREARGER, encoded by the coding sequence ATGATCCGGCGTGAATTCAGCATTGCGGAAGGAACACTCCTGTTCACTACCGCATACGTCATCTCAGCCGGATTGGGCATTGTGCGCCAGGCGCTGTTCAATGCCGGGTTTGGCGCAGGGATGGAAGCCAGCGCCTACTATGCCGCCTTCCGATTGCCCGACACCATCGCAAGCCTGATCGGCGGCGGCGCACTGTCGAATGCGATGATACCGGCGCTACTCGGCGCGCGCTACGAATCGGGCGATGTCGCCGAACAGCGACTGGTGAACCTGACGGCCACCACCCTGACCGTCGCGGTCTCGCTGGTCGTACTGGTCTGCATGATTTTCGCACCTTTCTTTGTGCGCTTTGTGCTTGCCCCCGGCTTCGATGCCGAAACCGCCGCGCTGACCATCGCGCTGACCCGCATTATGCTCGCGCAACTGGCGCTGGTCGTGCTGGCAAGCGTGGCGATTGCCGTGCTGAACGCGCGGAACCAGTTTTTATTAACGGCAATCTCGATAGTAACGCACAACGTCACGATGATCGGCGGAATCCTGGCGGCGCGTTTCATTCCCGGCGTCGGCATCTACGGTCCTGCGTTCGGCGTCGTTGGCGATGCGATCCTGCAACTGATCATTCTATGCCCCGGACTGCGCGCCAACCGTTTTCGTGTGCGTCCGGCGTGGGATCTGCGCGATGCACGACTGCGCCAACTGTTCCGGTTGCTGGCGCCAAACGGCTTATCATCCGGGGTGAACTATGCAGGCGGCATCGTCGATACGGCATTCGCCTCGCTGGCGCGGGAAGCGGGGGCGCTGCCAGCGCTCTTCAACGCCGGTTTGCTGATGGGTGTGCCGCTCCGGTTGATCGGCGTTGCGCTGGCGCAAGCGGCATTTCCGCGTATTGCCGCCTATGCCGCGCGCAACGACCGGAAGCGCCTGCGTCGCACCCTCCTTGCGGCGCTAGCAGGCAGCATGACCCTGGCAGTTGCGGCTGCGCTCACGCTGGCGCTCATCGGTCGCGCGCTCGTTCGCCTGCTGTTCGAACGTGGTCGTTTTGATGCCGCTGCCAGCGATCTGACGACGCTGCTGCTTGGGGTGTATATCGCGGGGTTGCCGATGTATGTGGCAACGGAAGTGCTGACGCGCGGACTGATCGCACTGCACGACACCCAAACGCCGCTGGTGACGAACTGTGCGCAACTCGCGGGACGCGGCGTGTTGATATGGGTGTGGATCGAGCCTTGGGGCGTGGTTGCAATTCCTGCGGCATTTGCGATCACCTCAGTGCTGGAAACGGTGGCGCTGGGAGCGGCGCTGGCGTGGCGGATGCGTCGGAGGCGAGAGGCAAGAGGCGAGAGGTAG